From a single Streptomyces sp. 1331.2 genomic region:
- a CDS encoding BlaI/MecI/CopY family transcriptional regulator, which translates to MADERHAPATGDAPARRRGQGELEAQVLAVLQQAPGPASAGWVQERLDGDLAYTTVMTILSRLHAKNAVSRTRSGRSYLWQASADAAGLAALRMRRMLDGEADRDAVLASFVSALLPHDEELLRALLDAASTGPETSADPETSADPAATDRES; encoded by the coding sequence ATGGCAGACGAGAGGCACGCCCCGGCGACCGGGGACGCGCCGGCCCGACGACGCGGTCAGGGCGAGCTGGAGGCGCAGGTGCTGGCGGTGCTCCAGCAGGCGCCCGGCCCGGCCTCCGCCGGGTGGGTCCAGGAGCGCCTGGACGGCGACCTGGCGTACACCACGGTGATGACCATCCTGTCCCGGCTGCACGCCAAGAACGCCGTCTCCCGGACCCGTTCCGGCCGCTCCTACCTGTGGCAGGCCTCCGCCGACGCCGCCGGGCTGGCGGCGCTGCGGATGCGCCGGATGCTCGACGGGGAGGCGGACCGGGACGCCGTCCTGGCCAGTTTCGTCAGCGCGCTGCTGCCGCACGACGAGGAACTGCTGCGGGCGCTGCTCGACGCCGCGTCCACCGGCCCGGAGACGTCCGCCGATCCGGAGACGTCCGCCGATCCGGCAGCGACCGACCGTGAGAGCTGA
- a CDS encoding M48 family metalloprotease: MGFFVFLPLVLPLTAVPIARLTEQHLHPRGAARLMTVISAVMAVCSVLCLGLIGVVGTAQIPGNPLPDSWSDPEVRAALPYHETVGTAAMWLLALVCFACARTVVRHLRVRARARRALAGLPAGTGPSDDLAVLPDRSPYAYALPGSPGRVVVSTGMLDGLAADEREALLAHERAHLRHRHHRYLLTTQLAACVNPFLRPLQDAVAYSAERWADEDSAQAVGDRRITARAVARAALVSHAVPAPGFAAFAAPAAAAGPVPRRVAALLGPVPTSRNWPPAKTPAGLAAMVAAAGTAASALCALNAAVALLVVLKAVTPL, encoded by the coding sequence GTGGGCTTCTTCGTCTTCCTCCCGCTCGTCCTGCCGCTCACCGCGGTACCGATCGCACGCCTGACCGAGCAGCACCTGCACCCGCGCGGCGCGGCCCGGCTGATGACCGTGATCAGCGCGGTGATGGCGGTGTGCAGCGTGCTCTGCCTCGGGCTGATCGGGGTCGTCGGCACCGCGCAGATCCCCGGCAACCCGCTGCCGGACAGCTGGTCCGACCCGGAGGTGCGGGCCGCGCTGCCGTACCACGAGACGGTCGGCACGGCCGCGATGTGGTTGCTGGCGCTGGTGTGCTTCGCCTGCGCCCGGACGGTCGTCCGGCACCTGCGGGTGCGCGCCCGGGCCCGCCGGGCGCTGGCCGGACTGCCCGCCGGTACCGGGCCGTCCGACGACCTCGCGGTGCTGCCGGACCGCAGCCCGTACGCCTACGCGCTGCCCGGCTCGCCCGGGCGGGTGGTGGTCTCCACCGGGATGCTGGACGGCCTCGCCGCGGACGAGCGCGAGGCGCTGCTCGCGCACGAGCGGGCGCACCTGCGCCACCGCCACCACCGGTACCTGCTGACCACCCAGCTCGCCGCCTGCGTCAACCCCTTCCTGCGGCCGCTGCAGGACGCGGTGGCGTACAGCGCGGAGCGGTGGGCGGACGAGGACTCGGCGCAGGCCGTGGGGGACCGCCGGATCACCGCGCGGGCGGTGGCCCGGGCGGCCCTGGTCTCGCACGCCGTGCCGGCGCCCGGCTTCGCGGCCTTCGCCGCCCCGGCCGCCGCGGCCGGACCGGTGCCGCGCCGGGTGGCGGCGCTGCTCGGCCCGGTGCCGACCTCCCGCAACTGGCCGCCGGCCAAGACCCCGGCGGGCCTGGCGGCGATGGTCGCCGCGGCGGGTACGGCGGCGTCGGCGCTGTGCGCGCTCAACGCCGCCGTGGCGCTGCTGGTGGTGCTGAAGGCCGTCACCCCGCTGTAG
- a CDS encoding NADP-dependent oxidoreductase, with translation MSRPTARAVHLVSRPDGAPTAENFAFVEESIPALAAGEALVENIYQSVDPYMREEMDEGGWDLHAPLEGRTVGRVVESRTDALPVGTVILHRQAWRTHSVVTAEGSFVLPEFDGVPLSAHLSVLGGTGLSAFVGLTRVARLQPDETIFISAAAGGVGTAAGQLARLLGAGRIIGSTGSAAKAAHLTEKLGFDAAFDYHDGPIADRLREAAPEGLHVYLDNVGGDHLAAAIDTLRDHGRIAWCGAVAQYNNPQTPPPAPRNLYDVVGKSLRLEGFLVRNHLDARPELYDFLVPHLRSGAVVPDETIVDGFDGVVDAFLGMLRGANTGKMLVRIAD, from the coding sequence ATGTCCCGCCCCACCGCCCGCGCCGTCCACCTGGTCTCCCGCCCCGACGGCGCGCCGACCGCCGAGAACTTCGCCTTCGTCGAGGAGAGCATCCCGGCGCTCGCGGCGGGCGAGGCCCTGGTCGAGAACATCTACCAGTCCGTCGACCCGTACATGCGCGAGGAGATGGACGAGGGCGGCTGGGACCTGCACGCCCCGTTGGAGGGCCGCACCGTCGGCCGGGTGGTGGAGTCCCGGACCGACGCCCTGCCCGTCGGGACGGTCATCCTCCACCGCCAGGCCTGGCGCACCCACTCGGTGGTCACCGCCGAAGGCTCCTTCGTGCTGCCCGAGTTCGACGGCGTCCCGCTCAGCGCGCACCTGTCGGTGCTCGGCGGCACCGGCCTGTCCGCCTTCGTCGGTCTGACCCGGGTCGCCCGGCTCCAGCCCGACGAGACGATCTTCATCTCGGCAGCCGCCGGCGGCGTCGGCACCGCCGCCGGACAGCTCGCCCGGCTGCTCGGCGCCGGACGGATCATCGGCAGCACCGGCTCGGCCGCCAAGGCCGCCCACCTCACCGAGAAGCTCGGCTTCGACGCCGCCTTCGACTACCACGACGGCCCGATCGCCGACCGCCTGCGCGAGGCCGCCCCCGAGGGGCTGCACGTCTACCTGGACAACGTGGGCGGCGACCACCTCGCGGCCGCCATCGACACCCTGCGCGACCACGGCCGGATCGCCTGGTGCGGCGCCGTCGCCCAGTACAACAACCCGCAGACCCCGCCGCCCGCGCCGCGCAACCTCTACGACGTCGTCGGCAAGAGCCTGCGGCTGGAGGGCTTCCTGGTCCGCAACCACCTCGACGCCCGGCCGGAACTGTACGACTTCCTCGTCCCGCACCTGCGCTCGGGTGCCGTCGTCCCGGACGAGACGATCGTGGACGGCTTCGACGGTGTGGTGGACGCGTTCCTCGGCATGCTGCGCGGGGCCAACACCGGCAAGATGCTCGTCCGCATCGCCGACTGA
- a CDS encoding LysR family transcriptional regulator: MTDLAPHELRILVAVDEEQSFTAAAARLDTTQSAVSHAVRACERKLGAVLFERGRHGARPTAAGARAVAYARRILRLLDAIGPEVRGAGTGGPLTGTLRIAAFRSAAAHLLPSVLARLAERHPGLGTHVRIVREIGRGTAGEVADGRADLGLATLDAGGPPAVPGLVAVRLYEEAYALAHPQGHRAPRELPLVDWDENCGSYTRDWWQRQDWIPPATVNVEDDTVALSLVAQGLGMAIMPRTALLGAPAGLAVTDLGPRPPSRFVGYVTTPELAGTAAVRALIRELRDVPLPVGLAPAQLATATQLSKTGQLPAPAQLPAPARPSTASRSRRNSSASASSV; this comes from the coding sequence ATGACCGATCTCGCCCCGCACGAGCTGCGGATCCTGGTCGCCGTCGACGAGGAGCAGAGCTTCACGGCGGCCGCCGCGCGCCTGGACACCACCCAGTCCGCCGTCTCGCACGCCGTGCGCGCCTGCGAGCGGAAGCTCGGGGCGGTGCTCTTCGAGCGCGGGCGCCACGGCGCACGCCCCACCGCGGCCGGCGCCCGCGCCGTGGCGTACGCCCGCCGGATCCTACGGCTGCTGGACGCGATCGGCCCAGAGGTCCGCGGCGCGGGCACGGGCGGGCCGTTGACCGGCACCCTGCGGATCGCCGCCTTCCGCAGCGCCGCCGCCCACCTGCTGCCGTCCGTCCTGGCCCGGCTCGCCGAGCGCCACCCCGGGCTCGGCACGCACGTCCGGATCGTCCGGGAGATCGGCCGCGGCACCGCCGGGGAGGTCGCCGACGGCCGCGCCGACCTCGGGCTGGCCACTCTGGACGCCGGCGGCCCGCCGGCCGTGCCCGGGCTGGTCGCGGTGCGGCTGTACGAGGAGGCGTACGCGCTCGCACACCCGCAGGGCCACCGGGCGCCGCGCGAGCTGCCGCTGGTCGACTGGGACGAGAACTGCGGCTCGTACACCCGGGACTGGTGGCAGCGGCAGGACTGGATCCCGCCCGCGACCGTGAACGTGGAGGACGACACGGTGGCCCTCTCGCTGGTCGCCCAGGGCCTCGGCATGGCGATCATGCCCCGGACCGCCCTGCTCGGCGCCCCGGCCGGGCTCGCCGTCACCGACCTCGGGCCGCGCCCGCCGAGCCGCTTCGTCGGGTACGTCACCACGCCCGAGCTGGCGGGGACGGCCGCCGTCCGGGCGCTGATCCGCGAACTGCGCGACGTCCCGCTGCCGGTGGGGCTGGCGCCCGCTCAGCTCGCGACGGCTACTCAGCTCTCGAAGACCGGTCAGCTCCCGGCGCCCGCTCAGCTCCCGGCGCCCGCTCGGCCCTCCACGGCCTCCCGGAGCCGCCGGAACTCCTCGGCCAGCGCGTCCAGCGTGTAG